In the Cellvibrio sp. KY-GH-1 genome, TCCGCTGTAACCAGTGTCTGCTTGCGATAGATATTGTGCGCAAATTTCAGTTTTTGGTAACGCACCTTAATACTTTCAATAACAGGCTGTAAGGTGTGGTGTTCCTGGCCCGCGCCAAAGGCTTGGGCATCAATAATGATCTGGTGCTTTTTATCAACCGCCGCAATACCGTTATAACCCTGAATGGTGCCTTTACTGGTCGTCATCTTGGCTGATTCATTATCGGTAATATTGCTTTTTACTTCAGTCGGCCGTTTCGCCTGCCCCATCCGTGGGGCTGCTGTCTTTAGGAATTTATCAATCTTATCGTGCGCTTTACTTAAGGTTTCGATTGTCTGGGCGGTGCGCCTTTGCTTTTCTGCATCAGCAGATTCGGTTTTATCGATACGGCGGTGCTCCCGCATATGGTGCCGAATCAACTTTTTTAATTTGGCGCGTTTCTGCTGCAATTCTTTAAATGTTCCCGACCATTCCTTGGAGGCGTTAGAGGACATTTTGCAACCATCAATCGCAAACAGCTCATTGCCCAATAATCCTTGCTCATGACAAACCAATAGGATTTGTTCGAACAGCGCTTCAATCGCTTGCGGATGGCTACTAATAAAACTGGCGATAGTGGTGAAATGAGGAACGGTATCGCAAGAAAGCGCTTTAAAAATAATATTGTTCGTACAACACCACTCAATTTCGCGGCTGGACGTAATACCTTTGGAGTAAGCGAACAACACAACACCGAGTAAAATGGCAGGGTTATACGCAGGCCTACCGCCATCTTTATTGTTGTAAGCGTAATCAAAGATAGAAAGATCGAGCTTTTCATGAATCAAATAATGAATAGCGTGCTCGAAGGTGCCGGGTTGCAACTGGTCGCGAAAATTAATCACCACCATCGCATTTTGATCATGATTGTAAGGAATAAACTTTGGCATAAGCGCACTCCTGAGGGGATGCGCCATTTTAACGAAAAACAATCGATTTTTGGGGTTTTTCTACAGCTTCAACGCCGCGTACAACGGCAGTTTGTAAGTCGTGGTGTTGTGGGTTACTTTTGCGCAGCAAAACCACAAAACTGCGACTTACAAACTGTCCAGCGCACGCGTGGGAACCTGGCGCGATTTGTTAGAGATTTTTGCTTTCTGTAAAAATTACCCAGCGTAACCAGTTTTTATAGCTTGGTCTAAGCCATATGCAAATTGCACATAAAATAGAAACAAAGAGAACCACTAGGCCTATGTTCATTGCAATTTCATTCCTTGAAAAGAATAATACAAAAAATACAATGCCAGAAATCGATAAAATTGTGCGTGCTATTTTTTCCGCTGGGTGTTCATTAAGCATTAGTGGTGTTTTACACAGTGGACAATATGAATATCTCTGCATGTTTTTTGTGCCAGAAATAGCCTTCGAACGAATCAATCTGAATCTAAGGCTTTTTTTGCAGGCCGGGCATTCATGATTCAAATTAAACTCCTTTCTTGATTCTTGTATTCTCTAACGAATGATATGAACTCCCCCTCTTAACACGCAGCCCTGTGCCGGCGTAAATTATCGGTGATGTCACAACCACCAGAGGAGCGATTTCCATGAATCTTACAACACTCGGTATTGATTTGGCGAAAACTTCTTTTAGCCTGGTCGGCATGGATCAGCACGGCAAGGTCGTATTACGCAAAACGCTCAGTCGAGCCAAACTGCTGCCGTTTATTGCACAGTGCCCGACCTGCTTGATTGGTATGGAAGCCTGTAGTGGCGCACACTATTGGGCGCGGGAATTTACCAAACTGGGTCACAAGGTTGGCATTATCGCCAGCAAATTTATCGCCCCCTTTCGCAAAGGCGGCAAGAATGACAACAACGACGCCGAAGCCATTTGTGAAGCCGTTGGTCGTGCGAACATTTGGTTTATCCCGATCAAAACCGCCGAGCAACAAGCACAACTTTGTGTACATCGGGTTCGCCAGGGCTTGGTTTCCGAGCGCACAGCACTGATTAATCAATTGCGCGGATTGTTGAGCGAGTTTGGCATCGTCATGCCCAAGGGGCGCTATCCCGCACAACGGGAAATTCCACTTATTTTGGAAGATGCCAACAACGGTTTACCCATGCTCGCACGGCAAATGATTAGTAATCTGTGGGATCGCATCAAAATCGC is a window encoding:
- a CDS encoding IS1182 family transposase translates to MPKFIPYNHDQNAMVVINFRDQLQPGTFEHAIHYLIHEKLDLSIFDYAYNNKDGGRPAYNPAILLGVVLFAYSKGITSSREIEWCCTNNIIFKALSCDTVPHFTTIASFISSHPQAIEALFEQILLVCHEQGLLGNELFAIDGCKMSSNASKEWSGTFKELQQKRAKLKKLIRHHMREHRRIDKTESADAEKQRRTAQTIETLSKAHDKIDKFLKTAAPRMGQAKRPTEVKSNITDNESAKMTTSKGTIQGYNGIAAVDKKHQIIIDAQAFGAGQEHHTLQPVIESIKVRYQKLKFAHNIYRKQTLVTADTGFANEANMEYLYTHKINAYIPDNNFRSRDPKFAEQKAKYGKRKPIKKIKTRYKEVIPASEFHFDASTKTCICPAGETMWLKREGTDRYGKHQKLYFEGRLSKCRVCPLKEQCMQNPDSANDRTGHGRQVSFIIDKETKNKYTEWMKSRVDSEFGKMVYSHRMSTVEPVFANIGTNKGLKRFSLRGKAKVQGQWQLFCMIHNIEKLANYGDLTNAKRK
- a CDS encoding IS110 family transposase, with translation MNLTTLGIDLAKTSFSLVGMDQHGKVVLRKTLSRAKLLPFIAQCPTCLIGMEACSGAHYWAREFTKLGHKVGIIASKFIAPFRKGGKNDNNDAEAICEAVGRANIWFIPIKTAEQQAQLCVHRVRQGLVSERTALINQLRGLLSEFGIVMPKGRYPAQREIPLILEDANNGLPMLARQMISNLWDRIKIANEQVLFYDRELHKQAHHHPVAKRLLTIPGVGEQVASAVVASVPDPSLFKDSRQFAAWFGLVPKQHTTGGNVRLGRITKQGDRYLRMCLVHDARSVLANLKDKQDKISCWARELIARRGYLRAVVAMAARNARLIWTLMVKQEVYKVIAAN